In Pseudofrankia saprophytica, one genomic interval encodes:
- a CDS encoding alpha/beta hydrolase — MGVRIFIPDPAPSGRRRGFMNQSWRLERGDPGRAARRTARTGPVRGRLTGTLALLSLSVAGLAAPAQPAVAVSPTLVGVGRLSPWTACGDGAQCATLPVPLDYARPAAGTITLAVTRRPARDTARRIGSLVFLAGGPGQSGVDVMKSSSEWFDPPVRDRFDIVGFDQRGVGGSRPAVSCSSDQENATTQSSDAKGAPVRPSVSGSRADGEGHSSLDSTDPLADFRYAAKLASETAQQCKEYTPTLLPYLSTEAAARDVDLLRAALGDKKLTAFGSSYGTQLGATYAALFPTHIRALVLDAVVDAALSINQPLERLRVHTEGFEAALDAFLADCAHDPACHFGGGDPAGAYDRLMARLERRPIRAEGKDVDKSQPITADIARWGVIEALYSQQNWKILAQALQQADEDNNGAMLLSLASEGDDLSVYLGDDLSSGRRPGESSDNSNDAYIAIRCADGTYPTDLAAYQRFADRLRREAPRLGPTMAYGEMACARWPVHSASRYTGPFRAQGAPPILLVGTIGDPATPYSEARSLASQMASAVLLTWRSYTHGAYTGPSSCIYTAVDHYLLDLVPPRPGTVCS; from the coding sequence ATGGGCGTGCGGATTTTCATTCCAGATCCGGCACCATCCGGCCGAAGGCGAGGTTTCATGAACCAGTCTTGGCGGCTCGAGCGCGGCGATCCGGGCAGGGCGGCCCGCCGAACGGCGCGAACCGGTCCAGTCCGGGGCCGCCTTACCGGCACCTTGGCGTTGCTTTCGCTGTCGGTGGCCGGCCTTGCCGCCCCGGCGCAGCCGGCGGTCGCGGTGTCACCGACGTTGGTCGGAGTGGGCCGGCTCTCGCCGTGGACCGCGTGTGGCGATGGGGCGCAGTGCGCGACGCTGCCTGTCCCACTGGACTATGCGCGGCCCGCCGCCGGAACGATCACTCTGGCGGTGACCCGCCGCCCGGCGCGAGACACCGCTCGGCGCATCGGCTCGCTCGTTTTTCTGGCGGGCGGGCCGGGGCAGTCCGGAGTGGACGTCATGAAATCGTCTTCGGAATGGTTTGACCCCCCTGTGCGCGATCGGTTCGACATCGTCGGCTTCGACCAGCGAGGCGTCGGTGGTAGCAGGCCGGCCGTCAGCTGCTCGTCCGACCAGGAGAACGCCACCACCCAGTCCTCTGACGCCAAGGGGGCACCGGTGCGCCCGTCCGTCTCTGGTTCCCGGGCGGACGGGGAAGGCCACTCGTCCTTGGACTCCACCGACCCGCTGGCCGATTTCCGATACGCGGCCAAGCTCGCCAGCGAGACCGCGCAGCAGTGCAAGGAGTACACCCCGACGCTGCTGCCCTACCTGTCCACCGAGGCGGCTGCCCGGGACGTCGACCTGCTGCGCGCCGCGCTGGGCGACAAGAAGCTGACCGCCTTTGGCAGCTCGTACGGCACCCAGCTCGGCGCCACCTACGCCGCCCTGTTCCCCACTCACATCCGCGCACTGGTCCTCGACGCGGTCGTCGACGCGGCACTGTCGATCAACCAACCGCTGGAAAGGCTGCGGGTGCACACCGAGGGATTCGAGGCGGCGCTCGACGCCTTCCTCGCCGACTGCGCGCACGACCCCGCGTGCCATTTCGGCGGCGGCGACCCGGCTGGCGCCTACGATCGCCTGATGGCACGGCTCGAGCGCCGCCCGATCCGAGCCGAAGGAAAGGACGTCGACAAGTCGCAGCCGATCACCGCGGACATTGCTCGTTGGGGCGTCATCGAGGCGCTGTACAGCCAGCAGAACTGGAAAATACTGGCGCAGGCGTTGCAGCAGGCCGACGAGGACAACAACGGCGCGATGCTGCTGTCACTGGCCAGTGAGGGCGACGACCTGAGCGTCTACCTGGGCGACGACCTGAGCTCGGGCCGGCGCCCTGGCGAGAGCTCCGACAACTCCAATGACGCCTACATCGCCATTCGCTGCGCCGACGGGACCTACCCGACCGACCTCGCGGCCTACCAGCGTTTCGCCGACCGGCTCCGCCGTGAGGCCCCGCGCCTCGGCCCGACAATGGCGTATGGCGAGATGGCCTGTGCCCGCTGGCCGGTTCACTCGGCCTCTCGTTACACCGGGCCGTTTCGTGCCCAGGGCGCCCCACCCATCCTGCTCGTCGGCACGATCGGTGACCCGG
- a CDS encoding aldo/keto reductase, whose protein sequence is MDYRVLGRTGVRVSPLCLGAMMFGAWGNPDHDDSIKIIHRALDAGVNFIDTADVYSAGESEEIVGRALAGRRDDIVLATKLYMPMGPGPNQRGLSRRWIVAEVENSLRRLGTDWIDLYQVHRPDPSADIDETLGALTDLVRAGKIRYFGSSTFPAHEVVEAQWAAERRGRERFVTEQPPYSLLVRGIEADLLPVAQKYGLGVLPWSPLAGGYLSGRHTRDGGEVTSTRMARIPHRFDLSVPENQRKVDAAIAFGDLAAEAGITLIELALAFVLRHPAVTSAIIGPRTMEHLESQLTGADVTLDEATLDRIDEIVPPGVNLNPQDAGWIPLSLTKPALRRR, encoded by the coding sequence ATGGACTACCGCGTACTCGGCCGCACCGGCGTGCGGGTCTCCCCGCTCTGCCTGGGTGCGATGATGTTCGGAGCCTGGGGCAACCCGGACCACGACGACTCAATAAAGATCATTCACCGGGCGCTGGACGCCGGCGTCAACTTCATCGACACGGCGGACGTCTACTCCGCCGGTGAGTCCGAGGAAATCGTCGGCAGGGCGCTCGCCGGCCGCCGCGACGACATCGTGCTCGCCACCAAGCTGTACATGCCGATGGGGCCCGGCCCCAACCAGCGTGGGCTGTCCCGCCGCTGGATCGTGGCCGAGGTGGAGAACAGCCTGCGCCGCCTCGGTACCGACTGGATCGACCTCTACCAGGTGCACCGGCCCGACCCGTCGGCCGACATCGACGAGACGCTCGGCGCGCTCACCGACCTCGTCCGGGCCGGCAAGATCCGCTACTTCGGCAGCTCGACGTTCCCGGCGCACGAGGTGGTCGAGGCACAGTGGGCGGCCGAGCGCCGCGGCCGCGAGCGGTTCGTCACCGAGCAGCCGCCGTACTCGCTGCTCGTCCGGGGCATCGAGGCCGACCTGCTGCCGGTGGCCCAGAAGTACGGCCTCGGGGTGCTGCCGTGGAGCCCACTCGCCGGCGGCTACCTGTCCGGGCGCCACACCCGCGACGGCGGCGAGGTCACCAGCACCCGGATGGCCCGCATACCCCACCGGTTCGACCTGTCCGTGCCGGAGAACCAGCGCAAGGTCGACGCGGCGATCGCGTTCGGGGACCTCGCCGCCGAGGCGGGCATCACGCTGATCGAGCTGGCCCTGGCGTTCGTGCTGCGTCACCCGGCGGTGACGTCGGCGATCATCGGCCCGCGCACCATGGAACACTTGGAAAGCCAGCTCACCGGTGCCGACGTCACCCTGGACGAGGCGACCCTGGACCGGATCGACGAGATCGTCCCGCCGGGTGTCAACCTCAACCCGCAGGACGCCGGGTGGATCCCGCTGTCGCTCACCAAGCCGGCGCTGCGCCGCCGCTGA
- a CDS encoding acyl-CoA dehydrogenase family protein: protein MDLAVTQEQTELRRTVRDFLDKTSPESEVRRLMETADGYDPDSWRQLAGELGIAGLTLPEEYGGAGCGLVELGIVLEEAGRSLLCAPLLSTVVLAASTLLALDDEQARADYLPGIAAGTTVATLALSEAADAGGDPDTITTTAARDAHGWTVTGTKTHVLDGHTAALLLVAARTGTGAGAGAGAGISVFAVDGDDPGVRRQPRATLDQTRRQADVTFTAARARLLGGEGAAWPVLAHVLDLAAVAVAAEQVGGAARVLDMAVGYAKTRVQFGRPIGSFQAVKHKLANLHLDVESARSAACYALWAAAESPSDLPLAASLAKACCGDAFVTAATENIQVHGGIGFTWEHPAHLYLKRAHSSRQLFGNAADHRQRLARHVLAERAE from the coding sequence GTGGACCTCGCTGTCACCCAGGAGCAGACCGAGCTGCGCCGGACCGTGCGTGACTTCCTCGACAAGACCTCGCCGGAGTCCGAGGTCCGTCGGCTCATGGAGACGGCTGACGGCTATGACCCCGACAGCTGGCGGCAGCTGGCCGGAGAGCTCGGCATCGCCGGCCTGACGCTGCCGGAGGAGTACGGCGGCGCCGGATGCGGGCTCGTCGAGCTCGGGATCGTGCTCGAGGAGGCCGGGCGTTCGCTGCTGTGCGCACCCCTGCTCTCGACCGTCGTGCTGGCCGCCTCGACGCTGCTCGCCCTGGACGACGAGCAGGCCCGCGCCGACTACCTCCCCGGCATCGCCGCCGGGACGACGGTCGCCACGCTCGCCCTGTCCGAGGCCGCCGACGCCGGCGGCGACCCCGACACCATCACCACCACGGCCGCCCGCGACGCGCACGGCTGGACGGTCACCGGGACGAAGACGCACGTGCTCGACGGGCACACCGCGGCGCTGCTTCTCGTCGCCGCCCGCACCGGCACCGGTGCCGGTGCCGGTGCCGGTGCCGGGATCAGCGTGTTCGCCGTCGACGGCGACGACCCGGGCGTGCGCCGGCAGCCTCGGGCCACGCTCGACCAGACCCGCCGGCAGGCCGACGTCACCTTCACCGCCGCGCGGGCCCGGCTGCTCGGCGGCGAGGGCGCGGCCTGGCCGGTGCTTGCGCACGTGCTCGACCTGGCCGCGGTCGCCGTCGCCGCCGAGCAGGTCGGCGGCGCGGCGCGGGTGCTCGACATGGCCGTCGGCTACGCGAAGACCAGGGTGCAGTTCGGCCGGCCGATCGGCTCGTTCCAGGCCGTCAAGCACAAGCTCGCGAACCTGCACCTCGACGTGGAGTCGGCGCGTTCGGCCGCCTGCTACGCCCTGTGGGCGGCGGCCGAGAGCCCGTCCGACCTGCCGCTGGCGGCGAGCCTGGCGAAGGCGTGCTGCGGGGACGCGTTCGTCACGGCGGCCACCGAGAACATCCAGGTGCACGGCGGCATCGGGTTCACCTGGGAGCACCCGGCGCACCTCTACCTGAAGCGGGCGCACAGCTCGCGCCAGCTCTTCGGCAACGCCGCCGACCACCGGCAGCGCCTCGCTCGGCACGTCCTCGCCGAACGGGCCGAGTGA
- a CDS encoding acyl-CoA dehydrogenase family protein translates to MPTPSAPAPEGAAEAPAEAPAETLAEFQGRVRAWFTANAPRKGSREDFSAVHVVSARTAEEYREQEQHAIDVTRGWQLRLFDAGLAGRSWPAECGGHGAPAWQDEAVAEEQARWGVSTKMFAVGLEMVPAVLFAHGTHEQRVTYLPPILRGEHSWCQLLSEPGAGSDLASVQTRATPRDGGGWTVTGQKVWTSNAGCSEYALLVARTGSREEGRAGLSCFALDMTQPGVDIRPLRQMSGAYHFNEVFLDDAVVPEGGLIGGLGDGWAVLRTMLASERAAIGGGTSARSATQLVALARHLGHADDPGVRDLLAQAVIRERTLDLLRARIAAGHPVPAAGPTTKLLYSEHARLSADAATTILGMAATVVDDPVSAPWIERLLFAPGLRLGGGTDEIQRNAIAERGLGLPR, encoded by the coding sequence ATGCCGACCCCATCCGCACCGGCTCCCGAGGGCGCGGCTGAAGCGCCCGCCGAGGCGCCTGCCGAAACGCTCGCCGAGTTCCAGGGCCGGGTCCGCGCCTGGTTCACCGCCAACGCGCCGCGCAAGGGATCACGGGAGGACTTCTCCGCCGTCCACGTCGTCAGCGCGCGCACGGCCGAGGAATACCGCGAGCAGGAGCAGCACGCGATCGACGTGACCCGTGGCTGGCAGCTCAGGCTGTTCGACGCGGGACTGGCCGGCCGGTCCTGGCCGGCCGAGTGCGGCGGCCACGGCGCACCGGCCTGGCAGGACGAGGCCGTCGCCGAGGAGCAGGCCCGGTGGGGCGTGTCGACGAAGATGTTCGCCGTCGGGCTCGAGATGGTCCCCGCGGTGCTGTTCGCCCACGGAACCCACGAGCAGCGCGTCACCTACCTCCCGCCGATCCTGCGCGGCGAGCACAGCTGGTGCCAGCTGCTGTCCGAGCCGGGCGCCGGCTCCGACCTCGCCAGCGTCCAGACGAGGGCGACGCCCCGGGACGGCGGCGGCTGGACCGTCACCGGCCAGAAGGTGTGGACCTCCAATGCCGGCTGCAGCGAGTACGCCCTGCTCGTCGCCCGCACGGGCAGCAGGGAGGAGGGCCGCGCCGGCCTGTCCTGCTTCGCGCTCGACATGACCCAGCCCGGCGTCGACATCCGCCCGCTGCGCCAGATGTCCGGCGCCTACCACTTCAACGAGGTCTTCCTCGACGACGCGGTCGTCCCCGAGGGGGGACTCATCGGCGGCCTGGGCGACGGGTGGGCCGTGCTGCGCACGATGCTCGCCAGCGAGCGGGCCGCGATCGGCGGCGGCACCAGCGCCCGCTCCGCCACCCAGCTCGTCGCGCTAGCCAGGCACCTCGGCCACGCCGACGACCCCGGCGTGCGGGACCTGCTGGCCCAGGCGGTCATCCGGGAGCGGACCCTGGACCTGCTGCGGGCCAGGATCGCGGCCGGCCATCCCGTCCCCGCCGCCGGGCCGACGACGAAGCTGCTCTACTCCGAGCACGCCCGGCTCAGCGCCGACGCGGCCACCACCATCCTCGGGATGGCGGCGACGGTCGTCGACGACCCGGTCTCCGCGCCCTGGATCGAGCGGCTGCTGTTCGCCCCCGGCCTGCGCCTCGGCGGCGGCACGGACGAGATCCAGCGCAACGCGATCGCCGAACGCGGGCTCGGCCTCCCCCGCTGA